The proteins below come from a single Gossypium raimondii isolate GPD5lz chromosome 2, ASM2569854v1, whole genome shotgun sequence genomic window:
- the LOC105789089 gene encoding uncharacterized protein LOC105789089, with amino-acid sequence MACYLFFFLLSFFFFFFFLGFSLGLLSWAAAGSGWVTGSGRIGPGSGRVGPIFLKNSFSFFFFFLSPFFLSSSFFLLLPFSSFFFSFDSSPLCCRRRLSALFDGRRWRARRGDGGGAVTVTVRRRWLRERDGGGRGVIMA; translated from the exons ATGGCCTgctacctttttttttttttgctttctttcttcttcttttttttctttttgggctTCTCTTTGGGCCTGCTGAGCTGGGCTGCTGCTGGGTCGGGTTGGGTCACCGGATCGGGTCGGATTGGACCCGGATCGGGTCGGGTCGGcccgatttttttaaaaaattctttttcttttttcttcttttttctttcccccttttttctttcttcttcgttcttccttcttcttcctttttcttcttttttcttctccttcgACAGCAGCCCCTTGTGTTGCCGACGACGTCTCTCCGCCTTGTTCGACGGCCGACGGTGGCGCGCACGGAG GGGTGACGGTGGTGGTGCTGTCACGGTGACGGTGCGACGGCGGTGGTTGCGAGAGCGCGACGGCG GTGGCAGAGGAGTAATCATGGCCTAG